DNA sequence from the Hippopotamus amphibius kiboko isolate mHipAmp2 chromosome 1, mHipAmp2.hap2, whole genome shotgun sequence genome:
TCTATAGGTGTTGTGGGAGATACTGGAAGAAAGAGGGTAGATAGAGCTGAGTAAGTTTAAGGATGTCCTCCTGGAAGAGGTGAGTTTACAGTAGGGTTTAGAAAGcagggaggaaaacagaaaattgaaaaatcatgGAAACTCTATTCAGAGGTACCATGACCTATTAAACCAAAGGCAGGAAGAAATCACAGATGTGAAATGTAGTAAGAGTTCAGGGGAAAGATTCCTCTAGGGACTTGAATGGAGTCTTGAAACTTGGATAGTATTTTAAGATGGAGAGTGGAGAGAGTTAAGAAAGACAGGAATAAGCATAGCTATAGCAGAGAATGTACTACCGCTAGAAAAAACGGGGCCAGATTCTGAAAGGCCTTGAAAACCAGCCCTAAGCAGTAGGCAGTTAAGTAAATCATTCCAGGATAGGGAGGAGTTAGGAAAtggtaagaaaatggtaacagaggAAGATTCCTGAAGCTTGTCCTAGGGAACTTGGATTATGTACAGAGGCAAACGGGGATGTAAAGTTTCTGAGTAAGGAAAGGCCATGGGCCACAAAGAGATGGCTGTAGCATGAAGACTGATAAGTGGTTTCTTTCTAGGAAGTTATGAGGGACCCTGTGAGTAGCCAGTACAGCTCCTTTCTTTTCTGGAGGATGCCCATTCCAGAACTGGATCTGTCGGAGCTGGAAGGCCTGGGTCTGTCAGATACATCCACCTACAAGATCAAGGACAGCAGCGTTGGCAAAATGACGGGGCAAGCAACCGGAGCAGAGCAGGAGAAAAACCCTGAAGGCGATGCCCTCCTTGAGTACAGCACCTTCAACTTTTGGAGAGCTCCCATTGCCAGCATCCACTCCTTCGAATTGGACTTGCTCTAAGCCCAAGACCTTTCTCCCACCACCTTGCCCTCATTGCCTGCCCTTTCAAGCTCCTTCCTTTCTACCCTTTTCCCCTTTCAACCTTGCTCTCTCCCTTCTATTGTGTTGAGGTGATGCTGATGAATCTGCCAGagttgtgatttatttatttatttatttaacctatctatttttctttcttattagttgCTCTCaaaagccctcaagccacaaagTAAAGGATTCAAGCAATGGAGTATTGGGTCACAAagattcctcctttcctcccccagaTACTAATTCCAGAAAACAGGCCTGATGAGGGCACCAGAGAGTAGCACAGTAGTGCAaaatggaggatttttttttttttacttcatttaatcaGCTTCAGAGATTGCTCAAACCTTCCTAATTTCTTGCTCCAGGCCAGTAAACACAAAGATTTCTTCAAGGGTTGATGAAAACCCTATAAATTTTAATGTGAGATTATCTGCTATAAGACTAGAATTCCTAAAAGACTAAGGTTATCCTGCTCCTTCTTTTAATACACTTTTTCTCATAGAAATTGGGGATAGTTGAAGGTATAAAACAAGAGGAAATAATACATCATGGGAAATGACAATAGGGGAAAGCACTGAATCATTTCAGAAATAGCTACACACTCtcaaaagtgttttctttcttcaagCCTCCTCACTTTACAATTTTACTCCTGTGGGCTGAAAACTAGCTGAGGAAAATCATTTGGATTTCAAATCTTAAGATGCAATCTTGCTGAGTATTATGATAATTTGTAAGATTTTATTCAGGTTCTAAAAGATACAGGGTTTGGTCCTTAGTATTTTAGTTTTGCTGTCCTGCATTTGCAATGTAGAATACTGATCAAACGGGCCTGAGGCACAGTTCTTCAGCTACCTTGCTCCCATGAAATGAACAATCAACTCTGACCCTATACCTTGTCTCTACTCCTTCCAAAATTATTGCTGTTGATTTGTGCTGCCATTTAATCACTTCTTTAATAAAGACATTCAATCCCAGAACTGGATTCTAGTTTTCTCTCTTCACAAGGAAGCAGTACAGATCTCAAAAATTAGCCTTGCTTCCAAGTTCAGCTTATATTTTTTTATCTAATATTCAACTTTGAGGAAGAAGTACTTGATTAGGCTTTATTATAATGATGAACTTCAGGTTGAACAGATAGGTAACAAGAAAAAGGGTGAAATCAACTTAAAATTACTTAAAGTATTTCAGGAGAAAACTGTAACCACTCTTGTGCTTGCTCATCGACTACCAACGTATTTGAGGTAATAATTCTAGATGTCTCAGAAGGCACCTGTAGCATTAAAATCGGCACTTCATTATCTCATCCTGAGGGCCTAATAAACGAATTAACCCAAATGTTACCTGCTTACTTATAACTCACCTCagtaacaaaaaaacacaaaaaaactattTGGACTAATTTACAAGTAGTTTATGGGTGCCTACTGTATGAGGCACTAAATCAGACAACAGAAGAGGATGCAAATAAGAATGAGACAATGATTTCGACCCTCAGACTTAAAAAGGGAAGCTGTAAATACCAATTTGGGCAGTATACCATAAATGAAGAACATGCACAAGATCTAGAGAAATCCGGAAAGGGGGTGGAtcaagagtttgggattagcagacacaaactatgATAGAcagactggataaacaacaaggtcctactgcatagcacagggaactatattcagtatcctgtgataaaccataatagaaaagaatataaaaaagaatgtctatatagacacaactgaatcactgctgtagagcaaaattaacacagcattgtaaatcaactataaaaaaaaaaaaggaatccagaaaaagaggaaacacaCAAATCTTCCCCATAGGCTTTGAAAGGCCCACCATCAGTGACAAAAAGCCAAAATCCAATAAAGAGTGGAGCAGTGATGTGTCCTTTtctacatttacttatttttgaggTCTTCTTTCCCGACTTCTCGCTGTCCTGTAGTTCACGGCGAACGGTGGGTGGAGATGGGAATCAACTGGTAAATAAAGTACCTAAATGCACTTGCAAACTCATGCTCCATCCTCGTCCAGGCCCCGACAAAGAAATGACTTCGTTTTTTGTTTCACTATTCGCGCTGACAGCTTGGCTCTGGGCTCCTTACATTCAGGCTGTAGCTGCAAACGTGTGCGTCCGGCACCAGAGCTCAATTCATGCGCAAAGCCAGCGATGTCCCAAACATCTTCACCCGAGGTTGAGCCAGAGAAACAGGGTTCTCTCATCTACCCTAAGGCCGACCCTCTAAAAGCAACCAAAAAGAAGCAGGACCCATGCAGAATCCGATTCCTCTCTCAGTGGTTTCCCGGGCTCTTGGCGCCAAAACAAATTCTCGGGTGCGTCCCCTGCCGGAACTACATGACACGTAATCGACTATCCTCCGCCTCGCTAAATAGTCCTGTCTAAATGTCTCAGATACACACTATTTTACCTCAAAAAGCcttcagaaaatacaaaatgagcCTCTGAGGTGCATCACCCTTCTGTTCGAATGCAAATGTGGGTTTTCTAATCATTTTCTCTTCATAGATTCCTCCGCCATAAATTATATTCGCTGTCTTCACTTCCGGGTCCGCCATTTTGCTGCCTCCATTTCTCCACGAGGGGGGGTTAAAGGCCCCCCAAATATGCATATGTGAAAAGGCCAAAAAGTAACCGTCACTGACAGGGAGTCTTAACTAGAGAAGGAAACAGGACCAAACTGGCGGGCTCGGTGAAAGCACAGCCGGCAGCGTCCCGGACGAGGTGAGGTGGAAGAAGTAGATGCatggactcggggtgggggggtgcgtcAGGGTTGGAAAGGAGACTGCCTTGAAAAGTTGTACCGcttcccagcccagccccggACTTCTGGGTGCAGACGGAGCGGCGCCCCTTCACCAGAGCGGGGGcggctgggggaaggagaggaaggggatgctgccgggaggaaggggaggggactgGGAGGAGGTGAAGAAGGGGGTGGGTGTAAGacctggggctggggagctggaCCGAGGGAAGCCAAGGCCACAGAGGTGACCACTAGGGGGCAGCGcggagccgggggtggggggggtgacccggggggagggggggctgggCTGCCCCCTCGGCTGCGACCGTGGCTCCCTGCCGCAAGTTGACTCCTCTTCCAGGAGTTGTGATAGAGAAGGAAACGCAGACCCTAATTCTCTGACCTCAGTAATAGCCTAAAGATTGTTAGTGAGCTCAGTAATCTGAGCAAGGCCAGTAAGGGCCCCGCCTCCAGTTCTTGCACAGTTGTTTGTACAGCTGGCGGCCCAGTGGGGACGTGTGcgatagaaaaagagaaagaaggtcgTCAGATCATGGGTTTTGCGATTCCTTTTCTGCTTCCTGTTAGCTTTCTCCTTATTCGCAGATTTCCTTGAGCCAGCAGACATCATCTTATTCCACTCCCTCTTCCCAGGAGGacttttctctctcatctctctttttaaaacctCTATGGAAGAGGACATTCTGTGACTTTACCTTCAACAGTTTAACATTTTTGGCCAGCTGAGACCGTATTTTCATCGTACATTTGACTCATCCAGTCCAAGAGATGTTCTTAAGCGTCTGTGTTCATACGTGCTTTGATAACAATAGAACTTCCCTACCCAAATTCTTATATCAACAAACGAAATTACTCTCTGATAATAGAGTACTTTGTTGCCAAGAGCTCAAGCACACCATCAGTTATTAAAACACACTTACTGAAAATTCTGTGTGTTGGTTTGGATGAATGAGTAACAGGTGCTCTGTTATTTTATTCATCTCCAAAATCCTAGGAGGCAAGTTAGatcaaattttgtttcttaacttTGTATATAGGGAAAGTGGAGGTACATCCAGTAAGGGAgaatgtttcctttttgtttttagtaatcaGGGAGCTCAGAAGTGCCTAGACTGTCTCTTATTCTTAGGCTGCATCTCTTATCTGGTAGGGAGAATGGCACCtagtcccccccctcccccaccccacccaaaatgctgttattttatttattttttaaaaaatctctgctattttttaaaaattttatttatttatttattggctgcgcccggtctttgttgtggcacatgggatctttgttgccatgtgtaggatctttagttgtggtatgcaagatctagttccctgccctgggaaggaacccaggccccctgcattgggagccagagttttaacc
Encoded proteins:
- the MLLT11 gene encoding protein AF1q: MRDPVSSQYSSFLFWRMPIPELDLSELEGLGLSDTSTYKIKDSSVGKMTGQATGAEQEKNPEGDALLEYSTFNFWRAPIASIHSFELDLL